Below is a window of Vulpes lagopus strain Blue_001 chromosome 13, ASM1834538v1, whole genome shotgun sequence DNA.
AATCTCACACAGTCAGTATTGTAAAAGCTTGAAATTTAGTGCAAACAAATGTACTCTTACTCATGATTTATGGTAGCACATTGACCCATACACTTTCTCAGGGCTCCTTTGACTTCACTGTTTCTAAGACTGTAGATAATGGGGTTCAACACCGGGGTGAAGATAGTATAGAAGGCTGACACCACTTTATCATGGTTAGCTGACCTGTAGGATTTGGgtctcatgtaaataaaaatagctgCTCCATAAAAGAGTCCCACCACAGTCAGATGTgaggagcaggtggagaaagCCTTCTTGCGGGCTTCTCTAGAACGCATCTGGAGAACCACAGCAAGGATGAGACTGTAGGAAATCAGGATGAGAGAAAATGGAACCAGCAGCATTAATACACAGCATATATACATGACATACTCAAAAACAAACGTGTCAGCACAAGCCAAACGCACCAGAGTGGGGGCCTCACAGAAGAAATGATTGATCTCATGTGCATCACAGAATGGAAAACTCAGGGTGGCAGCAGCCTGCATGAGCCCATCAGCTGCCCCCAAGAACCAGGACCCCACTGTCATTCTCAGGCATAATTGCCAGCTCATGAGAACGGGGTACCTCAGTGGGTGGCAAACagccacatagcggtcataggacATGGCTGCTAAGAGGAAGCACTCGCCCCCTGCCAAAGTTTGGAAGACAAATATCTGCAACCCACAGCCAGCAGGGGAGATGGACTTCTTGCCACTCAAGTAGTCAGCTGCCATTTTGGGCACAATGGTGGAGATCAGCATCATGTCCATGAGGGAGAGTTGGCTCAGTAGGAAGTACATGGGTGTGTGGAGCTGGAAATCTTGGTGAATCAGGAGAATCATGAGGGCATTGCCCACCAGGGAGCTGAAGGCAATTGTCAGAATCATCACAAAGAGAAATAGGTGGGCTTCTGTGTAGTTAAAGAGTCCCAGGAGAATGAAATCTGAGGTGGTGTTCCAGATGTTCATGATTTCAGAAAGGAATAACTctgcaaatgaagaaatatttgataGTTTTCATCATTTACAGTGTCTATTTCAAttacatttttcatgaaaatgattTGCTCGAAAGTGTTGAAATGTATTTGGAATCCTTCATCAGTGATTTGCAGGGTTTTTAACTTGAGGATAAAATTAATTCtacctttttaataattttctcgTTTTATTTGCTTAAGTGGTATCATCAATAAAATTTCATGATAAATTGAGTGTAAGTTGTCAGCATATCTTGTACTATTTGATATCAACATCATGCAGAAGAAGTAAACTATTCaccttttcctttatgtttgtatttgcttttattatgaATAATCAACATAGCTGAATTAAATTAACTAGTAGCTGAATTAAATTAGTAGCTGAATTAAATTAATATGTTCAGCAATATAAAAGCTAGGCACTTATTAATGAGGAATATGCATATATAAcacaacaaatttatttaaacCAACCAAAATCAGATAATTTTTCTTACATTGATTAATCTTggaaggcatttttttctttccaaataagagAAGTCATATTTTCAAGTGTCAGAAGTAGAAGACATtattctagcagcaatgtccacgatagccaaactgtggaaggagccttggtgtccatcgaaagatgaatggatcaagaagatgtggtttatgtatacaatggaatattactcagccattagaaatgacaaatacccaccatttgctttgacgtggatggaattggagggtattatgctgagtcaaataagtcaatcggagaaggacaaacattatatgttctcattcatttggggaatataaataatagtgaaagggaatagaagggaagggagaagaaatgtgtgggaaatatcagaaagggagacagaacataaagactcctaactctgggaaatgaactaggggtggtggaaggggaggaggatggggggtgggggtgactgggtgacgggcactgaggggggcacttgacggaatgagcactgggtgttattctgtatgttggcaaattgaacaccaagaaaaaataaatttattataaaaaataaaataaaataaaataaaaataagaaaaaataagacattattcTGTAGATATTAACCTAACTTAATTTGGAATTGTTAgtgtttttcatttgattttatcaAGTTATAAAGTGAATATAATAATTAACTTCTTGGAATATGTTccccatgggacacctggatgggtcagcggttgagctttggtctttggctcagagtgtgttcccagattcccaggatggagtcccaaattgggctccttgtgtggagcctgcttctcctccctccaccatgtgtgtgtctctgcctctctgtttctctcatgaatagataaataaaatctttttaaaattatgttctcCAAAGCAAGACTATGATACTGTATGCAACGTTTTATTATCTATATAAAGTGATTTTGTGTAATGATACTGTTTCTCCTGAAAGTCACAGATACATGATCTTTTTGggggaaatgtgaaaataaaacgTATTAGTACccaatacagaaataaattcatttcttcttcattctcaAGAGAATCTAAATCTCCTAAGTGATTTTCATCCCTGATCTTCTAATACTGAAACTGTTTACACATATTGAATGAATGGGAtcatacttgaagaaataaataatctaattcaTTCACAAAGATACATTCTAATTCAATAATGAAATTGGATGTCAGGAATCCACCTCTTCTATGGTCATTCAATTTATCTGCAAATTCCATATGCCTCCGATAttgaaatgctaatcaaaacagagaaagacagggCAAAAATCTCATTCAATCCCTAACTCCACTGCTTCAGAATAATTATTGTCTTAGAAGGATTCTAGTTCTGGGTTTTAGTGGGTTGTTTCAAATTTAAATACTCTGGACACATACTTTCTCCTAACTGCATTTCCTAAAACTTTGTTATTTGCACACCCCATATCAGCAAAACTTGCATCCTGCACACCTAGTAACTGTATAAGCTACCTAATtatggatttctttattgcttttgtgaATAACCTCAAAACCACCCTAACTCTTTTCTTTGATTTGAAGCCTTATTTCCATTATTCTACTTTCTCATTATTGAATAACgataaaactaaacatatactTAAAGTCAATCGGTAATTTAATAACTGCAGAGTGTTGGGTAAGTTTCCTAAAATAACTTTTGCTGTGatcttacccatttttaaatgtatgtcatTATAGTGTCATtatgtatattcacattattCTGCAACCATGACCAATATGTAACTCCAGGACTCTTCATAATCTATAACAAAAACTCTGTACCCATCAAGCAATGATTTCCTGTTTCACCCTGTCCCTGGAAACTagaaaacaacatttttctagtcTGGCTCTGTAAATTTGATTATTATAAGATCTTGAGTCTAGTGGAATTCCACAGAATTTGTCTTTTGGGattggcttgtttcacttaacatCATGTCCTCAAAAGCCATTCATGTCAtaacatgtgtcagaatttctttctgtTCTAAGGTGAGAAATATTCCTTTCTATGTAtatgtaacattttctttattaattccaTCCATCTATAGAAATTTGAGATGCTCTCATTCATTTcagctttatatttaaatttaaccttaatgagatttttaaaaattgttataatgTGAACAAATATAGCTTAATAATACAGAAATTTgagcttctcttttccctttacaCATATGTAAGAAAGATTAATTTAGTCATTACAGAAgttaaaattactatttaatttatcaaatactttttgtCATGATAccttttcttttgatgtttataattttgggtttctttttaatttggaaatattaGCATTTAACTTTTGAATGGATTTAGGCATATTTTCACTTAGGCATAGTGATTATGCCTAATCACTAATAACTTTTGAATGGATTAGGCATATTTTAAGACAATTTTCCCTGTCATAGAACTAATTGTCTATTCAACATGCTATTGGTTTATAGTATTTACCAGAAAATCAATTAAAGACATCAGTTAATAAAATCACTGataggaaattatatttttttcaagaaataataatgttaaattatttttgttttaaatttcttaactATTCTTTCAGTATTACACAAGAGACacaattttcttaattaaaatattagtacATCTACACAAAGAGGATTCTATAGGATTATTCCTAACTAACTGACTATGTATTCAAAGAGTTTGGAAATCCAGATGAGAAATTAATTcatcctataaataaaatatttaaatgtaattaagtGGAAGAGAGAAAGTTAAACATTGAATAGTCTAAGACATGCAAAATGTAGtagtctgattatttttttctctttggtgtaAAACAGCTATCAATTTTTCTGTATTCAGTCCTTTAGTACCAATGATGATGACATTGTATGTCtttaaattgcaaaatattttcaatgataaTAGAAGGCATGAGTATaaatattccttttcattttctcagtatAGTCACAGAAAATTTACAGCACATCGATAATattccttccatatttttctgATCCCCATTGCCCAAACATAACACAAAATCATAATTTTTCCTCAGAATATTGGCATGATCAGTTAATAGGTTCTGTTAACAATAATATGATCACAGCTAAATGTAACTGAATTGATAAGTTATTGCATGGGCTTTACCCAATGTTTGTGTCGGCTAGCATACCTTTTAGTTTTTCACATTGTGGGATAGATAAGCATATAATTTTATTGGTAAAACTACATGGAGAAAGTAATGCAAATTTGGATTTTCTAGAGTTCAGGATtgataaaaaattactaaatattagAAATGACTATGAAAGACCTACtcacaaagataaaaatgatgaCTTCAACAAGCTGGATCTGTATCCTCTTTGAACAGGGTCATCCTAAGACATCTGTTCTGGAGGAGAAAGCCTCTTATATTCTGGCAGCATCAAACTTCCTCAGATCAGTGTCAACAGTTAAGGGGTGTGTCCTATTGACACCTTTTGTTAAAAATACTATCTTATAAGTATAGCAGACCTGCATAAATTTGAATCTTTGAATaacaaaattgtttaattttcaaagattttaaagattccCATATTCCTACGTTCTTTTAACAAGCTGTgattcactaaaattaaaatgagacagaggcacttgggtggcagtCAGTAAGCCTTGTAACATGGTTtatggctcaagtcatgatcccaggaccatgggatcaagcccatcaTCTGACTCCACCACTAAATGTGGAGATTGCTAAAtagtgtgtctctctctccctctgttcctccccctgatCTCactctccttctaaaataaacaaattgctaaagaaaaattaagataagAGAAAATCAactaaaagcaaatataaatatatatccatgAAAAGAAATGATTCAAAAACACACCAAGAAGTGAATTAATGTGATACTTGTaccacttattaaatatttgatgagtgAGATTACATAATGCATTATTAAGAGATTAAATTTTGTCAAAGTCAGTAATTAAAATGATCAAGcccattggtgttcaatttgccaaaatatagaataacacccactgctcatcccatcaagtgccccctcagtgcccatcacccagtcacccccacgccctgcccacctctctttctaccacccattgttcgtttctcagagttaggagtctctcatgttctgtctccctttctgatatttcacactcattttttctcctttcccccttattccttttcactattttatatattccccaaatgaacgagaccatataaagtttgtccttctccgattgactcacttcactcagcataataccctccaattccatccatgttgaagcaaatggcgggtatttgtcgtttctaatggctgagtaatattccattgtatacataaaccacatcttctttatccattcatcttttgatggacaccgaggcttcttccacagtttggctattgtggacattgctgctgcaAACATTCTtaccaactttttctttcttgttttttgataATAGACATTCTGACAAGTGAAGATGAGATCTCATTGtggatttcatttgcatttccctgatatttaGTAGTGTTGAAAACCTTTTCACGTGGccgttggccatttatatgtcctctttgtcttctttgggtCTATGTCTATTTAGAACCACTACCCATTTTCAATCAGACTAAATTTGTtactgagttttataaattctttatatattttgaatattaacactTTATCCAATATAATTTGTGAATATGTTCTTCTATTTAGGGGTGcataagtggctcagtggttgagtgtctgattttggctcaggttgtgatcctggggtcctgggatcgagtcccacatcagcatccttgcagggatcctgcttctccctttgcctatgtctctgcctctctctctctctcatgaataaataaataaataaaatcttaagaaataatagatgcaatttagttagcatatagtgtattattagtttcagaggtagaatttagtgattaatcagttgaatataaaacccagtgctcacaCATAAGCCTCccctttaatgcccatcacccagttacccatcttcccaccctccacccctccagcaaccctgtttgtttcctatagttaagactcttatggtttacctcctattctatttttatcttattttatttttccttcccttctcatatgttcatctgttctgttttttgaattccacatattagtgaaattgAATGAcatttgtctgtctctgactgacttatttcactcagcataatgctacctagttccatctacatcattgctaaggataagatttcatttttttgtgatggctgaaatatatatatatatatatatatatatatatatatatatatatatatatatatattctgaggCCATATATATTCATGAGGCCATTCTTGCCTTCATTACAAAATTAATcaaccatatatgtgtgggtttatttctgggctattttgttccattgatccatgtgtctatttttatgtcaatATTTTTATGTCAAACTTGACCAGTATAGTTTTGTAGTACAGAGTAAAATCAGGGAGTAAAATACCTGTGGCATTGaccttctttctcaagattttctaggctatttggggtcttttatggttccacagaaattttattcatttattgatttttaaagatttatttattttataaagagactGAGTgaatggggaggagggacagatggagagggagagaaatcttaAGCACATTATGtgctgatcacagagcccaatatggggctggatctcacaaacctgataccatgacctgagccaaaaccaagaggcagatagttaactgactctgccaccaaggtgccccacacaaattttaaaattgtttttttttctttgagaaatgtgaTTGTTATTTTGGTAGGAATGTTATTGAATCTGTAAGATTGCTTTGATTAGTAtggaattttaacaatattaattctaccaaTTTATGAGCATGTTTTCCCCATTTATTCATGTGTACTTTATTTCATGAATATCTTAAAGCCTTCAATGTACAGGTTTTTCACCAGCttgcttaaatttattattttgatatcatATTCTGTTTGATAGAatacatttttctgatttctctatCTGATAGAGATAGAGATTATTAGCACACAAAATACAATACAATTTACATATTAATCCCATATCTTAAAATAacattagatttatttattggttctAAAAGTCTCTGGGAAGTCTTTTAGTACTTTCTTATAGGTAgcatcatgtcacctgcaaaacAGTAACAGTCTTCTTGCCAATTTGCCAATttcttttatataacttttttcttgtctaattgctgcATGTAAGACTTTCAAGGTTATGTTAAGTAGCCATGATAGTGCTTGTTACTCATCCTACCATAATCTCTGCTGTTGACACAATATTTTTGTTACAAGTAAATTGGACAACAAGGATGTATTGCAGTACACATATGTCTATTATCTTGTTTATCTTGTTAGTATGCCACACATAATTTAATCATGGCATTAAGTGAAAAGAACCCAGATGTCTATCGACagatggagatatatatataaatatatatataatatatatattatatatttcttttcacttaatgccatgattaaattataatatttattatatatattccatggaatattactcaaccatcaaaaggatgaaatcttaccaagTACATTGAcatggttggaactagagggtattatattgagtgaagtaagtcaatcacagaaagacaattatcgATCATAGGGGATGGGAGGGAAAAGTGAATGGgaagaaaccagagagggagacaaaccatgagagactcttaactctaggaaacaaactgagtgttgctagaagagaggtgggtgggggaatgagaTAACTAGGTGataagcattaaggagggcatgtgatgtgatgagcactgagtgttatatacaACTGGTGAAtgttgaactctacatctgataCAAATGATGTaccatatgttggctaattgaattaaaagagaaagagagacagacaggaaaATACTATGCCTTCCCAGTTTTCCAATGCTTAAGTTTTTCTGTGTTGAAAAAGCCTCATAGTCATGTATTTTAGCCAATATtcttgagatatatatatataccctaaTTAtgactttttcttgtttctcacatatatttatatatgaagtaAATCTCAAGATTTACTTCAATGTCATGATGagattgtttaattttaaaaatacacaaactaaatgtaaaactattatTACTCATTTTGTTATTGGAGGAAATAAAATTGCCTTTATTTATCAATATTACATGTGTGTAACCACATGGCTTCAATATACCATGCTTCCAGCTACACAGATACTGCTCCAGAACATTTACCACCATATTGGTCATGTTATCATAATGTACACTCATAATTATAGGGAAACTGTCTCAGTTTGGAGACCTCTCAATGGTTAATATTTATACCTAATATGTACTCACAAAATGTTGATTTTAACTAAATGTGTGCATTGCAAAAAACTAATTTCATAGATGAATATAACCCTGAGTTatgtaaaatattgttttatttgaagGCTTTAACATTTTGTTACTAGTAATCAAACATCCTTAAATGTTGATGATAGGTTAACTTATTACCTGATTAAATTATTAACAAATTAATTACCTTATTCAATTAACTGGTTACTTGGGTACTTATCTAACTGGTTAATTAAGACTTGCAAAAATAAATCTCTTGCCCAAAATTACTCTGAGGCATATGGACTCATCTGAAAATAAAGTATGGAGAATTTATTTTCTGGGATTATCTTTTCACTAAAGTCTCAAGCTCTCcatttcctttatgtgtaagtATATAAGGTAGTAGAATTAGATGTGTATGAAATGACTTCTTTCATATTTATGTGACATCTGTGTTTTCCTGacaaattcattctttcaaagaccAATAGATTAATGATTACCAAGATTATTTTGGGACTCTGTAGTATAGCAAATCTttagtttgttttaataaaaattaattagtaaacagtgaaatttttaattttatgtatttatttatttatttatttatttacctatttatttatttatttaaattaaattagccaacaCATACTGCATCAATGTAGtcttcaataatttatcagttgggTATACCACCCAGTGCTAGTCTAAACACATGCCCTCCTTTATGCCCATGttgcaaatttttaaatgggcaaaatatctTTCATAAATATTAGCATGTTTTTAGCACCTTATAGATGACTAGTAGCCATTATGTCATTAAATAATATACATGTTCTGTTCGTCAAAATAGCTGATAGTAAGACATAATAATGAGCATATCACTCTCATGCTCTCATTCAATGACAAAATatctataatacataaaataatttattttttaaaaaacaagtacaaaaataaaaagataaagtcttATCACGTTATATTCCCTGTTAAAAATTGATTCAGTTGTCTGTAACTTCAAAGGTTCAAAATGCAGGATAGATTTAAAGTCAAGAGTACATTTAGTACATCTGTATTGTACAACAGATGTACTAAATGTACATTTAGTCATCTGTGTTGTACAACAGATGTACTAAATGTACATTTAGTCATGTGTGCTGTACAACAGATGTACTAAAAGTACTCTGGACTTTAAATCTATCCTGCATTTTGAACCTTTGAAGTTACACACAACTGAATCaatttttaagaggaaatatCACGTGATAAGACTTTACCTTTTTATCTTTgtgcctgttttttaaaaaataaattattttatgtattatagatATTTTATCATTGAATGAGAGCATGAGAGTGATATGCTCATTATTATGTCTTACTATAGCTATTTTGATGAACAGAacatggtttatgtatacaagggaatattactcagccattagaaatgacaaatacccaccatttgcttcgacatggatggaactggagggtattatgctgagtgaaataagtcaatcggagaaggacaaacatgatatggtctcactcatttggggaatataaaaatagtgaaagagaataaagaggaaaggagaaaaaatgagtgggaaatatcagaaagggagacag
It encodes the following:
- the LOC121475119 gene encoding olfactory receptor 2T33-like, which codes for MNIWNTTSDFILLGLFNYTEAHLFLFVMILTIAFSSLVGNALMILLIHQDFQLHTPMYFLLSQLSLMDMMLISTIVPKMAADYLSGKKSISPAGCGLQIFVFQTLAGGECFLLAAMSYDRYVAVCHPLRYPVLMSWQLCLRMTVGSWFLGAADGLMQAAATLSFPFCDAHEINHFFCEAPTLVRLACADTFVFEYVMYICCVLMLLVPFSLILISYSLILAVVLQMRSREARKKAFSTCSSHLTVVGLFYGAAIFIYMRPKSYRSANHDKVVSAFYTIFTPVLNPIIYSLRNSEVKGALRKCMGQCATINHE